In Helianthus annuus cultivar XRQ/B chromosome 9, HanXRQr2.0-SUNRISE, whole genome shotgun sequence, the following are encoded in one genomic region:
- the LOC110875225 gene encoding TMV resistance protein N: MAWTSASLVQKPFKYDVFLSFRGEDTRKTFVDHLYHALLREGITTYKDDERIEKGERISDQLITSIEDSRFYIIVFSKNYASSSWCLNELVKIMECQKTMVQTAHPIFYDVEPTEVRYQCGAVGEAFAKHVDNEAAWIWRDALKEAAGLAGWELKTTFDGHEAKFIQGIVKYISLKLCSISSSIDGNLVGMETRVKDVVSSLETGSDDVRMIGIKGMGGGGKTTLARAVFDHISILFEGKSFVENVKEVIKGSGLKELQKQLLSDVLNDQSIVIRSVCDGKNRLKNVMGSRKVLIVLDDVDNISQLEALAGNPNWFKQGSRIIITTRDEQVLIAHRVKFIHDVNLLSNEEAISLFSRHAFETTPIKGYEELSRKIVHYAAGLPLTIKVLGSFLCGRNECEWEDAIERLKTIPLKETLEKLELSYNGLENDQKEIFLDVACLLKGEKKKTAIRILESCGFRAQIGLRVLEQKSLITISIDDRLLLHDHIEEMGKNIVRRLHPDDPEKHNRLWVKEEIENIFVNDLVRVKVIVRWKI, translated from the exons ATGGCATGGACTTCAGCTTCATTAGTTCAAAAGCCCTTCAAGTATGATGTCTTTTTGAGTTTCAGGGGTGAAGACACCCGTAAGACATTTGTTGATCATCTCTATCATGCTCTTCTGCGGGAAGGCATTACGACTTACAAAGATGATGAAAGAATTGAGAAAGGGGAAAGGATCAGTGATCAGCTCATCACATCCATTGAAGACTCCAGATTTTACATCATTGTTTTCTCCAAGAACTATGCATCTTCGTCATGGTGCTTAAATGAGCTGGTAAAGATTATGGAATGCCAAAAGACGATGGTGCAGACTGCTCACCCGATCTTCTATGATGTGGAACCCACCGAAGTCCGGTACCAATGTGGGGCAGTTGGAGAAGCATTTGCAAAACATGTAGACAATGAGGCTGCTTGGATATGGAGAGATGCTCTGAAAGAAGCAGCCGGTCTGGCTGGGTGGGAGTTAAAGACAACTTTTGACGG GCACGAAGCAAAGTTTATCCAAGGAATTGTTAAATATATTTCACTGAAGCTATGTTCCATTAGTTCAAGCATAGATGGGAATTTAGTAGGCATGGAGACGCGTGTAAAGGATGTAGTTTCATCCTTAGAAACTGGTTCTGATGATGTTCGCATGATTGGGATCAAGGGTATGGGAGGTGGTGGGAAGACCACGTTGGCAAGAGCTGTTTTTGATCATATATCCATTTTGTTTGAAGGTAAAAGCTTTGTTGAAAATGTCAAAGAAGTTATAAAAGGCTCTGGTTTAAAGGAATTGCAAAAACAACTCCTTTCAGATGTGTTGAATGATCAAAGCATTGTTATAAGAAGTGTTTGTGATGGGAAAAACAGGTTGAAAAATGTGATGGGTAGTAGAAAGGTTCTTATTGTTCTAGATGACGTCGATAATATAAGCCAGCTTGAGGCGTTAGCAGGTAATCCAAATTGGTTTAAGCAAGGGAGTAGGATAATCATCACAACAAGAGATGAGCAAGTATTGATAGCACACCGAGTGAAGTTCATTCATGATGTCAATCTGTTATCAAATGAGGAAGCAATTTCCCTCTTCAGTAGGCATGCATTTGAGACAACTCCAATTAAAGGGTATGAAGAGCTATCAAGAAAAATTGTACATTATGCTGCTGGGCTACCATTAAcaatcaaagttttgggttcattTCTTTGTGGTAGAAATGAGTGTGAATGGGAAGATGCCATTGAAAGACTTAAAACAATTCCATTGAAGGAAACTTTGGAAAAATTGGAACTAAGCTATAATGGTCTAGAGAATGATCAGAAAGAAATATTTCTTGACGTAGCATGCTTACTGAAAGGTGAAAAAAAGAAGACGGCAATTAGAATACTTGAAAGCTGTGGATTTCGTGCTCAAATTGGTTTAAGAGTACTTGAGCAGAAATCATTGATAACTATATCTATTGATGATCGGCTGCTCTTGCATGACCATATAGAAGAAATGGGCAAGAATATTGTTCGGCGTTTACACCCTGATGATCCTGAAAAACATAATCGATTATGGGTTAAAGAAGAAATTGAAAACATATTCGTCAATGACTTGGTAAGGGTCAAAGTTATTGTAAGGTGGAAAATATAA
- the LOC118481941 gene encoding disease resistance protein RPP4-like, giving the protein MKGLRKMKELRFFSVDCDCIVQKFDESRQYLPDTLQYLQWSYYPFWCLPKTFQANMLVNLEMEGSFISQLWEGRERKVLNKLRFINLKGSTLRSFDLEITPNLETLDLGGCYDFVDLHMPVNCPKLKFLYLSGSRVSNLNLGLTPNLDTLDLKDCSAFVELHMPVECLKLKFLNLSGTKVRNHNLALTPHLEGLYGYRLV; this is encoded by the exons ATGAAAGGTCTTCGGAAGATGAAGGAACTAAGATTTTTCTCTGTGGACTGTGATTGTATAGTACAAAAATTTGATGAATCTCGCCAATACCTACCAGATACTCTACAATATCTACAATGGTCTTATTACCCTTTTTGGTGTTTACCTAAAACATTTCAGGCAAATATGCTTGTTAACCTGGAAATGGAGGGCAGCTTTATCTCTCAACTATGGGAAGGGAGAGAAAGAAAG GTTCTTAATAAGCTCAGATTCATTAACCTCAAAGGGTCAACTTTGAGAAGCTTTGACCTTGAGATAACTCCAAATCTCGAAACATTAGATCTTGGAGGTTGTTATGACTTTGTAGACCTCCACATGCCTGTTAATTGTCCTAAGCTGAAATTCCTCTACCTCAGTGGTTCTAGGGTGAGTAACCTTAATCTTGGGCTAACTCCAAATTTGGATACGTTAGATCTTAAAGATTGTAGTGCCTTTGTAGAACTCCACATGCCCGTTGAATGTTTAAAGCTCAAATTTCTCAACCTAAGCGGTACTAAGGTGAGAAACCATAATCTTGCGCTAACTCCACATCTCGAGGGTTTATATGGTTATAGATTAGTATAG